The following proteins come from a genomic window of Methanocella conradii HZ254:
- a CDS encoding inorganic phosphate transporter, with protein MDPFLLMVIAIIVALLFDVMNGFHDTANAVATVIYTKALPPQVAIGMCALMNMVGPFLLGTAVAKVIATSIIPPERLTIAIVIAGLMGAIIWDLITWYYGLPVSSSHALIGGLVGSGLAAIGISGVKLGGLTNIVLALFISPVVGIALGLAFMYLIGRFIISRMSRERAHSIFKRIQVLSSAAVSLTHGSNDAQKTMGIIAMFVAVTYNSTPVIEPWIVVACAAAIGLGTAMGGWRIIRTLGERIGKEELSPSQGFAAETATALTIAVGSHIGAPISTTHVISSSIVGTVMAGGTGVLNKEVVLNILTAWVLTIPVAAVGAAISYFALKLVGI; from the coding sequence ATGGACCCATTCCTGCTAATGGTCATAGCTATAATAGTGGCCCTTCTATTCGACGTTATGAACGGCTTCCACGACACTGCGAACGCCGTCGCCACGGTCATATATACGAAGGCCCTGCCTCCACAGGTGGCCATTGGCATGTGCGCTCTCATGAACATGGTGGGCCCCTTCCTGCTGGGCACCGCGGTGGCAAAGGTCATCGCCACGAGCATAATCCCCCCGGAAAGGCTTACGATAGCCATCGTCATAGCCGGCCTCATGGGCGCCATCATCTGGGACCTTATAACCTGGTACTACGGCCTCCCCGTGAGCTCTTCCCACGCCCTGATAGGGGGACTGGTGGGCAGCGGCCTGGCCGCAATAGGCATATCGGGCGTTAAGTTGGGGGGCCTTACCAACATCGTTCTCGCCCTGTTCATATCGCCGGTCGTGGGCATAGCCCTGGGCCTGGCCTTCATGTACCTCATAGGCAGGTTCATAATATCAAGGATGAGCCGCGAGAGGGCGCACTCCATCTTTAAGAGGATACAGGTGCTCTCATCGGCCGCCGTATCCCTGACCCACGGCTCAAACGACGCCCAGAAGACGATGGGGATAATCGCCATGTTCGTGGCGGTGACCTATAATAGCACGCCTGTCATAGAGCCGTGGATCGTGGTCGCCTGCGCCGCAGCCATAGGCCTGGGCACGGCCATGGGAGGGTGGAGGATTATCAGGACACTTGGCGAGCGCATCGGAAAGGAGGAACTTTCGCCGTCCCAGGGCTTCGCCGCCGAGACCGCCACCGCGCTCACCATAGCGGTCGGCTCTCACATAGGCGCGCCCATCAGCACGACGCACGTCATATCGTCGAGCATCGTGGGCACGGTCATGGCAGGTGGTACTGGCGTCTTGAATAAAGAAGTAGTGTTAAATATTCTAACCGCTTGGGTATTGACCATACCCGTCGCCGCGGTTGGCGCGGCGATTTCGTATTTCGCCCTCAAGCTGGTAGGGATATGA
- a CDS encoding dihydroorotase, with amino-acid sequence MHELVVENARVLFEDVVTCSIGVDEGRITRIAKILKGERRYDAHGLLALPGIIDSHVHFRDMGQEEKEDWLSGSKSAIYGGVTMVVDMPNTDPPTFDEEAFQDKLAVARNRSMVDFAINAGVSSNLKELSAMWRRGALAFGEIFMAKSTGGYSVDGPTLKAALLEIKGMGATASIHAEDEELSSQRAKELINDNGEDVYSRMRPPESEASAVQEAIRLGQETGAAIHITHVSTSRAVELIRREPVTCDVTPHHLLLNMHHWGKLKAYAKMNPPLRPKRDVEALWEAVRDGTIDVLASDHAPHTKDEKAADVKAAPAGVPGVETMVPLMLKEVADGRISLQRLIDMTSANPARIFGIPGKGRIEEGCDADMAFFDIGARRVIHGHELHSKAGWTPFEGFEGIFPVAVMQRGELLLEGKEFYGRRGAGRFIRGKGYTRGLQNIQ; translated from the coding sequence ATGCACGAGCTAGTCGTTGAGAATGCACGGGTGCTCTTCGAGGATGTGGTGACATGCTCGATAGGCGTGGACGAGGGCAGGATAACGAGGATAGCAAAGATACTCAAGGGCGAGCGGAGGTATGATGCACATGGGCTGCTCGCCCTGCCTGGAATAATCGATTCTCATGTGCATTTCCGCGACATGGGCCAGGAGGAGAAGGAGGACTGGCTTTCCGGGAGTAAGTCTGCCATCTATGGCGGAGTGACCATGGTCGTCGACATGCCTAACACAGACCCCCCCACGTTCGATGAGGAAGCCTTCCAGGATAAGCTGGCAGTTGCCCGGAACCGCTCCATGGTGGACTTCGCCATCAACGCCGGCGTGTCTAGTAACCTTAAAGAGCTTTCAGCCATGTGGAGGCGGGGCGCCCTCGCCTTCGGCGAGATATTCATGGCGAAGAGCACTGGAGGCTATAGCGTGGATGGCCCCACGCTCAAGGCCGCGCTCCTCGAGATAAAAGGGATGGGCGCCACAGCGAGCATCCACGCCGAGGATGAGGAGCTAAGCTCGCAGAGGGCTAAAGAGCTGATAAATGACAATGGCGAGGACGTCTACTCGCGCATGAGGCCCCCTGAATCCGAGGCCAGCGCCGTACAGGAGGCCATAAGGCTGGGGCAGGAGACGGGTGCGGCCATACACATCACCCATGTCAGCACCTCCAGGGCGGTGGAGCTCATCAGAAGAGAGCCTGTAACCTGCGACGTGACGCCCCATCACCTTTTATTAAACATGCATCATTGGGGTAAGCTAAAGGCCTATGCTAAGATGAACCCGCCATTGCGGCCTAAAAGGGACGTTGAGGCGCTCTGGGAAGCGGTCAGGGATGGCACAATAGACGTGCTCGCATCTGACCACGCCCCGCACACGAAAGACGAGAAGGCGGCGGACGTTAAGGCAGCCCCCGCCGGCGTGCCCGGCGTAGAGACGATGGTGCCGCTTATGCTCAAGGAGGTCGCAGATGGAAGGATATCCCTGCAAAGGCTCATCGACATGACGTCCGCCAACCCCGCGAGGATATTTGGAATACCTGGCAAGGGCCGGATCGAGGAGGGCTGCGATGCTGACATGGCATTCTTCGACATCGGCGCCCGCAGGGTCATTCATGGCCACGAGCTCCACAGCAAGGCCGGGTGGACGCCCTTCGAGGGCTTCGAGGGCATCTTCCCCGTGGCGGTGATGCAGCGTGGCGAGCTCCTCCTGGAAGGGAAGGAGTTCTATGGCAGGCGGGGGGCAGGCAGGTTCATAAGAGGGAAGGGCTATACAAGAGGCCTGCAAAATATACAATAA